In the genome of Kozakia baliensis, the window TGGGTTGTCGTATCCACCGCGATCCTGCGCACCATCTTCGTTGTGCTTGCTGTCGAGGATGGTGAGTTCTCCGCCAAAGCGAGGCAGAACGATTTCGGTGGTGTAGCGTTCCTGGCCGGACTGATCGGTCCATTTGCGGGTTTGAAGCTGGCCTTCGACGTAGACCTTGCGGCCTTTGGTGAGGAAGCGTTCCGCCACCTCGCCGAGACGGTCGTTGAAGATAACGATCTTGTGCCACTCGGTGCGCTCGCGGCGTTCACCGGACTGGCGGTCACTCCAAGTCTCGGAGGTTGCGACCGAGAAAGAGACGATCTTCGCGCCGGATTGGGCATTTCGGATTTCAGGGTCACGACCGAGATTGCCGACGATGATGACCTTGTTGACGGAACCAGTCATAGTAATTCTCCACACAGCGATTATTGCGATTGAACACGGCGATTACTGGTTTAGGTGGTGGGTTACTTCCCTCTCCACATTCTTAATATAGGCCATTACTTGCAGGTCAAGCAAGAAAAAAGACAATAAATCTATAATTATTTGTGCCTGCACTCAACTATACAACCAACTTTTCTTTCCGAAAGCCCTTTATTGCCTTCAATCATCGAAGTATTGGCAAGTATAGAAAGGATGGCGGGGAGCATTAGCCCGAAAGGGGCGAGACCCGGAACGGGGCTCGACTTTGCTTGGCGGCTATGCCGTCTAGCAAAGCTGGGCGACCGAACCCGAAGGGCGCCCCGAACGAAATAGGCGAAGCAAACGCGAAGATGCAGCGGGAAACAGGGCGGAACCGATGGCACGGCCAGCCAGAAGCAGAAGCAGAAGCAGAAGCAGAAGCAGAAGCAGAAGCAGAAGCAGAAGCAGAAGCAGAAGCAGAAGCAGAAGCAGAAGCAGAAGCAGAAGCAGAAGCAGAAGCAGAAGCAGAAGCAGAAGCAGAAGCAGAAGCAAGGCCAGCACGATGGAATGCCGATTTCAAGTCAGTTTCATACTGATCGAAGTAAAAAGTATTGATTACTTATATTCTCTTGGCTTGCCGTGACTATTGCATGAGTTCGATGAGCCAGACGATGGATTGGAAGAGACAAACGACGGAAAGCAGGACGATGATGAAGATGATTTGGTCCGAGCGACCTGCGCGTTTCATCATGTTCCCTGCGAGACAAAAGGAACAAGCGAGCAGGAGGAAGAAGGTGCTCCCGATGAAGATCAAGGTCGTATGGAGGGTCATATGCTTGACCTCAACTTGTGTCTTCAAGAGACATGGTGTCGAAACGACGTTTGTCGATGTCACGACACCTGCCAAGGACGAGCGCAGCCCCCTGGGGGGCGAGCATTGGGGGCAGATAAGTCGCGCGGAGCGCGGCCGCTTTTTCTGGCCATCCGAGCAAAGCGTGACGGCCATAACTGAAGCGCGACCTGACCGAGCGAGATCCCGCCGAAGCCGGAAGGCTTCGGCCGCGCGATAATTCCAGGTCGCCTCTGGGCGACCTGGCCCGCCGATCCGGGCGGCCGGTTTCGTGAGGCTATGGGGTCTGATGGGAAAGGAAAGTGGCTCACGTGGGGCCGCGATGGTCATTTATCGGCGCTGTCGGCTAGCTTGGTGAGCCAACGGCGCAGACTGTTCATGGCGGGTTCGAAGGTGCAACCCATGACGATCATGCCGACGCCGGCGATGCCATAGACGATGAGCATAGAGGCATTAACGGGGTCCATGGTCGTTGTCCTCCTTGTCGCTCTTATAGGGCACGAGGGCGAGGAAAAACAGGGAAAACGCCTCGCTGAAAAGCCCGATAAACCCGGAGGCGGCAAGATGGGAGGGATGCACGGGGGTGACGGCGGTAAAGATGGGGGTGAGGATTCCGATCCCCCAGACGGCAAGGGCGATATTTTGAAAGACGCCGGCGATGGCCTTAAGCCGGTCCTCGCGGTGCTTGTCGGTTGCGGGGGGCGGGATGAGGTTTTTAAGCCTACGTCCGAAGCGGGCGGCGAAGCGGTGAAAGCGTTTCATACAAGGCAGCCTCCGTTGGGGCGAAAGGGGTAGGCGGTGCGTGTAGGCAGGGCTTGCGCCCTGCCTTGTCGGTTAGAAACCGAGAGCGTCGATTTGCGCGGCGGCGGCCTGCTGGTTGAGGCTGCGGGCGTTGCCTTTGGCGTAGGGCTTCCATTCGGTGCCGAAATATTCGGCGTAAGCCTTGGCGGCTCCTTCGGCGAGAGCGGCGAGGGCATAGGCTTTCATGCCGAGTTGGGCGGCGAATTCGCGGGCGAAGGCGGCGCGGTTGGCGAGACCGTCGATGCCCATGCGGTCCTCGTCGCGGCTGTCGTTGGCGTGGGCGGAGGAGAGTTCGCGGGCGGCTTGGCGCTTGGTTTCGTAGAATTGGGCCTGTCCGTAGGCGGAGGCGACGCGCGCGCCGACGATGCGCTGCATGTGCATTTCCAACGCGCGGAAGTTCTTTTCACCGTCGATGGAAACGACAAGGGCGGGTTCCAGCACCTTGATTTCGTCCATGACGGCATTGTAGCCAGCGCCGAAAATTTCGTCGGTGTCCACCTCGTCGATGGCGAAGGAACGGGCGATAGCGGCCATCTGGGCGTCGGTAGGGATCAGGGCCTTGACGGCTTCCACCGTGATGACGGGCGCAACGTCTTTGCGCTGCACGGTTTCGGCGAAGCGGCGGGCGCGTGCCTTGCTGGCGGCGGCCTTGTTGGCTTTTTGCTCTTGCGCGGCGGTGTGGGCTTGAGCGATAGCGGTATCAGCGTTTGACATGACGGTAACTCCTGTCTGACGTCAGCCCCGTTTCAGTGTTCCCGCACTGGATCGGGGCGCTTTGTTGTTTCGGGTTATTCCCTCTCAACACCTTATTGATACGACAAAACCGCTCATAATGCAAGAAAAAAGCGCAGAAAACCGCCAAAAAACAAGAATTAATTGTTATTGACTGCTGTATTAGTTCTCGCTTCCTTTTCCGATTGCCCTTTATTACTTGCGTCCAAATCGATCTATACAAGTATAGAAAGGATGCCGGGGAGCCTAAGCCCGAAAGGGGCGAGACCCGTAGGGGCTCGCGTGAACTTGGCGGCTTTGCCGCCTAGTGAACCTGAGCGACCGAACCCGGAGGGCGGCCCGTATTGGCCAGCAGCTTGGCCGGAAGAGACGGACGCGCGGAAAAAAGGAAGCCACGAACCACCGCCGCCAGAGCCAGAGCCAGAGCCGGAATATTCATGAGGAGAAAGCGCACCGTCGTGGACGAGGATATTTTCCGTCGCATGATGAAACGACAGACTCACCGATGCGGAAGGATGTTGAAACGATGAACATCCGGCATGGGTCGATGAAGAAAGATCATGAGACATCGCTACGGTCGTTTATGCCGCGCCTTGCCGATCTTACTGGTGGCGCTTGTGGTATGCGTATTCTGTTACGTTGC includes:
- the ssb gene encoding single-stranded DNA-binding protein yields the protein MTGSVNKVIIVGNLGRDPEIRNAQSGAKIVSFSVATSETWSDRQSGERRERTEWHKIVIFNDRLGEVAERFLTKGRKVYVEGQLQTRKWTDQSGQERYTTEIVLPRFGGELTILDSKHNEDGAQDRGGYDNPPRQSNRQAPQQGTNAGGWDAPSGDLDDEVPF